In the Helicobacter typhlonius genome, one interval contains:
- a CDS encoding UDP-glucuronic acid decarboxylase family protein: protein MLNKKVLVTGGAGFLGSHLCEKLLERGDEVLCVDNLFTGTKQNIIHLLSNPRFEFMRHDVTFPLYVEVDEIYNLACPASPVHYQFDPVQTTKTSVMGAINMLGLAKRVKAKILQASTSEVYGDPEIHPQVESYKGSVNPIGIRACYDEGKRCAETLFFDYQRQHNLNIKVMRIFNTYGPRMHPNDGRVVSNFIIQALKGEDVTIYGEGKQTRSFCYVDDLIEGMIRLMDSRDGFYGPVNIGNPREFSMIELANAVLELTHSKSKLVFSPLPQDDPKQRQPDISLAQNELGWNPNVELKEGLIKTIAYFKEII, encoded by the coding sequence ATGCTTAATAAAAAAGTTTTGGTAACCGGTGGAGCGGGATTTTTAGGCTCACATTTATGCGAAAAGCTACTAGAGAGGGGCGATGAAGTGCTTTGTGTGGATAATCTTTTCACAGGCACAAAACAAAATATTATACATTTACTCTCAAATCCCCGTTTTGAATTTATGCGCCACGATGTAACTTTTCCTCTCTATGTAGAAGTTGATGAAATTTATAATCTCGCTTGCCCTGCTTCTCCAGTGCATTATCAATTTGACCCAGTGCAAACAACTAAAACTTCTGTTATGGGAGCAATCAATATGCTAGGACTTGCAAAGAGAGTGAAAGCGAAGATTCTGCAAGCAAGCACGAGTGAAGTTTATGGCGATCCTGAAATCCACCCACAAGTAGAATCCTACAAAGGCTCAGTGAATCCTATTGGCATAAGGGCGTGTTATGATGAGGGGAAGCGATGTGCAGAAACACTTTTTTTTGATTATCAAAGGCAGCATAATTTAAATATTAAAGTAATGAGAATTTTTAATACCTATGGACCTAGAATGCACCCAAACGATGGGCGTGTAGTAAGTAATTTTATCATTCAAGCACTCAAAGGCGAAGATGTTACGATTTATGGCGAAGGCAAGCAAACTCGTAGTTTTTGCTATGTAGATGATTTGATTGAGGGTATGATAAGACTTATGGATAGTAGAGATGGATTCTATGGACCTGTAAATATAGGGAATCCACGTGAATTTAGTATGATTGAACTTGCAAATGCAGTGCTAGAGCTCACTCACTCTAAATCCAAACTTGTTTTTTCACCCTTACCTCAAGATGACCCAAAACAACGGCAACCCGATATTAGCCTTGCTCAAAATGAGCTAGGGTGGAATCCAAATGTTGAGCTTAAAGAAGGGCTAATAAAAACAATTGCGTATTTTAAGGAAATTATATGA
- a CDS encoding glycosyl transferase family 90 produces the protein MKNNYFLYNLKGISRMLTPAVFLPKNREKILKDVLTRPDIEYIKSRVDYYCQLNNPITLDDEAKNLSFVRFTRKKTVYFFDTYEYTRYFPQDFKAHFAFGDINFICPKPSITKSRPIKDYYESHSQQLTLGGGHNALKSPPFNYSTLLNLEKVRHFTFINDPYTFEDKQDKLFYRGGIYQPHRTQFFEKYFNHRLCDLGHTGSKRVHHLWQKPKIGIAKHLPYKFLLSLEGNDVASNLKWVMSSNSLAIMSKPKFETWFMEGTLKSNVHYAQIRDDYEDLEERLEYFIKHPNEAKEIIHNAQEYIKQFFDTKREAIISLLVLEKYFYYTGQIDKLRI, from the coding sequence ATGAAAAATAATTATTTTCTCTATAATCTTAAGGGAATCTCTCGTATGCTAACACCTGCAGTATTTTTGCCCAAAAATCGTGAGAAAATTTTAAAAGATGTGCTCACACGCCCTGATATTGAATATATTAAATCACGTGTAGATTATTATTGCCAATTAAATAATCCTATCACCCTTGATGATGAAGCGAAAAATCTTAGCTTTGTGCGATTTACACGCAAGAAAACCGTGTATTTTTTTGATACCTATGAATACACAAGATATTTTCCTCAAGATTTTAAAGCGCATTTTGCATTTGGCGATATTAACTTTATTTGCCCTAAACCCTCTATTACAAAATCACGTCCAATAAAGGATTATTATGAATCGCATTCTCAACAATTAACATTGGGGGGGGGGCATAACGCTCTTAAGTCTCCACCTTTTAATTATTCTACTTTGCTTAATTTAGAAAAGGTGCGACATTTTACATTTATCAATGATCCATATACCTTTGAAGATAAACAAGATAAACTTTTTTATCGTGGCGGGATTTATCAACCCCATCGCACACAATTTTTTGAAAAGTATTTTAATCATCGGCTCTGTGATTTAGGACATACCGGAAGTAAAAGAGTGCATCACTTATGGCAAAAGCCAAAAATTGGCATAGCCAAACATTTACCTTATAAATTTTTGCTCTCTTTAGAGGGGAATGATGTTGCAAGCAATCTCAAATGGGTAATGAGCTCTAATTCTCTTGCAATTATGTCAAAGCCAAAATTTGAAACTTGGTTTATGGAAGGCACACTTAAATCAAATGTGCATTATGCACAAATCCGCGATGACTATGAAGACTTGGAGGAAAGGTTAGAATATTTCATCAAACACCCAAATGAAGCTAAAGAAATTATCCATAACGCCCAAGAGTATATTAAACAATTTTTTGATACAAAACGTGAAGCTATCATTTCTCTTTTAGTGCTTGAAAAATATTTCTACTACACAGGACAAATCGATAAACTTAGAATATAA
- a CDS encoding TRL-like family protein → MKKLVLALGFGGAVALFSGCAIGSTAGLVSGVLYSDMTGPVAATSTGGDSKQGQAKCSNILGLVSVGNCSVDAAAKAGNISQIKSVDTKIWSILGLYTTSTTIVKGN, encoded by the coding sequence ATGAAAAAGCTAGTTTTAGCTCTAGGTTTTGGTGGTGCAGTAGCACTTTTTAGTGGTTGTGCAATAGGTAGCACCGCAGGACTTGTTTCAGGTGTGTTGTATTCTGATATGACAGGTCCTGTGGCAGCAACTTCAACAGGTGGAGATTCTAAACAAGGACAAGCAAAATGCTCAAACATTCTTGGTTTAGTTAGTGTTGGTAATTGTTCTGTTGATGCAGCAGCAAAAGCTGGTAATATCTCACAAATTAAAAGTGTAGATACTAAAATATGGAGTATTCTTGGACTTTATACAACTTCAACAACAATCGTAAAAGGCAACTAA
- a CDS encoding polysaccharide deacetylase family protein has protein sequence MKKNIFFISFFLIGIVCLIAVFSYRIYVKKIHPIAHIYTLEEIEHKYKNIAPTQWGENLEGVTTILPNESKPVAYLTFDACGGAYDKALIDYLIAHNIQATLFINARWIHKHTDDFIKLAQNPLFSIQNHGTKHLPLSVNGKSIYHIKGTDSVSGVYKEIMDNDELIFKLTGKKPHYFRSGTAYYDEIAVSILKDLGYKIGGFDVLGDGGATFSKQKIIKQAQKARNGSILIYHFNKPQSDTFAGIKEVVPMLLEKGFYFGKLEE, from the coding sequence ATGAAAAAAAATATTTTTTTTATAAGCTTTTTTCTTATAGGTATTGTTTGTCTTATTGCAGTATTTAGTTATAGAATTTATGTGAAAAAGATTCATCCAATAGCTCATATTTATACCTTAGAGGAAATAGAGCATAAGTATAAAAATATTGCACCAACGCAATGGGGTGAAAATCTCGAGGGTGTTACTACGATTTTGCCTAATGAGAGCAAACCTGTTGCATATCTCACATTTGATGCTTGTGGTGGGGCGTATGATAAGGCATTGATTGATTATTTAATAGCTCATAATATTCAAGCCACCTTATTTATTAATGCACGTTGGATTCATAAACACACAGATGATTTTATAAAACTCGCTCAAAATCCGCTTTTTTCTATCCAAAATCACGGCACAAAGCACCTTCCTCTTAGCGTAAATGGCAAATCAATTTATCATATCAAAGGCACAGATTCTGTGAGCGGAGTATATAAAGAGATTATGGATAATGATGAGCTTATTTTTAAACTCACAGGTAAAAAGCCACATTATTTTCGCTCTGGCACAGCATATTATGATGAAATAGCAGTATCCATACTCAAAGATTTGGGTTATAAAATTGGTGGATTTGATGTATTGGGCGATGGTGGAGCAACTTTTTCTAAGCAAAAGATTATCAAACAAGCACAAAAAGCGCGTAATGGTTCAATTCTTATTTATCATTTCAATAAACCTCAAAGCGATACATTTGCAGGAATTAAAGAAGTGGTGCCTATGCTTTTGGAGAAAGGTTTTTATTTTGGAAAGCTTGAAGAGTAA
- a CDS encoding Na/Pi cotransporter family protein, with amino-acid sequence MFQKYLIPICILAIIYFVSTSPALTSVSAGLAILLFGMLSLGNGFRTFNGGFLENILTTSTNTAIKSVSFGAVATAIMQSSSLVSVLSISFVSASLLSLSQGIGVMFGANLGNSAGSWLIAGASGIKISALALPLIVGGVLFNFQSTKTAKGVGQIFIGLGFFFLGVGYIKDGFEEYKEIIDFSQYSMDGLRGALLFAGLGALMTAIVQSSHATLTIIISALATGSMTYENALAATLGTSIGGVMTAVIVSFSTNIDGKRLAAANCIFNFSIAILVIATFDYFVWLNTAISSIIGLAEDSVLRIAVFHTLFNLVAVVLLLPFIPKISTLLEKVLQDKDTQIDKPLYVNNAIVQYQDTAYLAMYHEVEHLYENAFELIAHTLGFSRADIKSDKDMNEVLKAKIWAKEDIDVEIFYIKKIKVLFNAILDFSTQAQAYTQDKIYVRKFALLTSASRNIVEAIKNVELLQPNLKKNSLSKDLVLSSEYNTLRVHLAMLLRNINEVLLFENIHPQEAIIKLKGQKKVFKKMDKDFVAYIESLLNKKNLSIQNSTSLLNAVGFSNSIAKELVNAIIRMQKTRLDGEEEVVTDVQNQ; translated from the coding sequence ATGTTTCAAAAGTATCTTATACCTATATGTATTTTAGCTATTATATATTTTGTCTCCACAAGTCCAGCACTTACAAGCGTGAGTGCTGGACTTGCAATTTTACTTTTTGGTATGCTAAGTCTTGGGAATGGATTTCGCACTTTCAATGGGGGATTCTTAGAAAATATCCTCACCACTTCGACAAACACCGCAATCAAAAGTGTAAGTTTTGGTGCTGTGGCTACGGCGATTATGCAAAGCTCCTCTTTGGTTTCTGTGCTTTCTATATCCTTTGTATCGGCTTCTCTGCTTAGCCTATCGCAAGGTATCGGTGTGATGTTTGGTGCAAATCTCGGGAATAGTGCTGGTTCGTGGCTCATTGCTGGGGCGAGCGGTATAAAAATTTCCGCCCTTGCCTTACCTCTCATCGTGGGCGGTGTGCTTTTTAATTTCCAAAGCACCAAAACCGCTAAAGGCGTGGGGCAGATTTTTATCGGGCTTGGATTTTTCTTTTTAGGCGTGGGTTATATCAAAGACGGCTTCGAGGAATACAAGGAAATTATTGATTTTTCGCAGTATTCAATGGATGGGTTACGCGGTGCGCTTCTTTTTGCCGGACTTGGGGCATTGATGACGGCTATTGTGCAAAGCTCCCACGCAACTTTGACAATTATCATCTCTGCTCTTGCCACAGGAAGTATGACCTATGAAAATGCCTTAGCAGCGACACTTGGCACAAGCATAGGTGGCGTTATGACTGCGGTTATTGTCTCTTTTAGCACAAATATAGACGGAAAACGTTTGGCGGCAGCGAATTGTATTTTTAATTTTTCTATTGCTATTCTTGTTATTGCTACTTTTGATTACTTTGTATGGCTCAATACTGCTATTTCATCAATTATAGGTTTAGCAGAGGATAGTGTGCTAAGAATCGCAGTGTTTCACACACTTTTTAATCTCGTGGCAGTGGTGCTTTTGCTTCCTTTTATCCCAAAAATTTCTACTTTATTAGAAAAAGTCTTGCAAGATAAAGATACACAAATTGATAAACCCCTATATGTCAATAACGCGATTGTACAGTATCAGGATACAGCATATCTTGCTATGTATCACGAAGTTGAACACTTGTATGAAAATGCCTTTGAGCTTATTGCGCACACGCTTGGTTTTTCCCGTGCAGATATTAAAAGCGATAAAGATATGAACGAAGTTCTTAAAGCGAAAATATGGGCAAAAGAAGATATTGATGTGGAAATTTTCTATATCAAAAAAATCAAAGTGCTTTTTAATGCCATACTTGATTTTTCTACACAGGCACAAGCATATACACAAGATAAAATATATGTACGCAAATTTGCCCTTCTTACTTCAGCATCACGTAATATTGTCGAGGCAATTAAAAATGTAGAGCTTTTACAGCCAAATTTAAAGAAAAATAGTCTCTCTAAGGATTTAGTTCTCTCAAGTGAATACAATACGCTAAGAGTCCATCTTGCAATGCTTTTACGAAATATAAATGAAGTCCTCCTTTTTGAAAATATTCATCCACAAGAAGCAATCATCAAGCTCAAGGGGCAGAAAAAAGTATTTAAGAAAATGGATAAAGATTTTGTTGCATATATAGAATCTCTTCTAAATAAAAAGAATTTAAGCATACAAAATAGCACTTCTTTGCTCAATGCTGTGGGCTTTAGTAATAGCATTGCTAAAGAACTTGTGAATGCAATTATACGAATGCAAAAGACGCGCTTAGATGGAGAAGAGGAAGTGGTAACAGATGTGCAAAATCAATAG
- a CDS encoding cation acetate symporter, which produces MKNIFKLGFVCALFTLLSPLYGASIDFGGAVSDLNPTAIGMFLAFVLATLFITYLSNKKSQSASGFYTAGGNISGMQNGIAIAGDFMSAASFLGITALVFTNGFDGLIYSIGFLAGWPIILFLIAEKFRNLGKFTFADITAYRLDAKPIRVISAISALSVIVFYLIAQMVGAGQLIQVLFGLPYTLAVVIVGILMICYVLFGGMHATTWVQIIKAILLLAGATFMAIMILYLTKFDLSYYFSQAISHHPKGEAIMSPGGFLTDPISAVSLGLALMFGTAGLPHILMRFFTVKDAKEARKSVFYATGLIGYFYILTFIIGFGAIVLLLGNEQFTNADGTYNGITNMVAVNLASVIGGDLFLGFISAVAFATILAVVSGLAIAGAGAISHDLFVNVCKDGKCDAELEMKVTKIATLGIGVFAIALGIIFENQNVAFTVGLAFAIAASVNFPILLLCIYWKNLTTKGAFWGGLIGLIVVLTLVILSPSIWVKSFGFDAAIFPYDHPAIFTMPLTFIAIYVISKLDGSKRARIDKAGFSAQDFRAESGIGASEAVAH; this is translated from the coding sequence ATGAAAAATATATTTAAGCTAGGCTTTGTATGTGCGCTATTTACGCTTTTAAGCCCACTCTATGGTGCATCTATCGACTTTGGTGGGGCAGTATCAGACCTTAATCCTACGGCTATTGGTATGTTTTTAGCCTTTGTGTTAGCAACTTTGTTTATTACTTATCTTTCAAACAAAAAAAGTCAGTCAGCAAGTGGATTCTATACAGCAGGTGGAAATATTAGCGGTATGCAAAATGGTATAGCCATCGCTGGAGATTTTATGAGTGCGGCGAGTTTTTTAGGCATCACTGCGCTTGTTTTTACAAATGGCTTTGATGGACTTATTTACTCCATTGGGTTTTTGGCTGGGTGGCCTATTATTTTGTTTCTTATTGCGGAAAAATTTAGGAATCTTGGTAAATTTACCTTTGCCGATATTACCGCTTATCGCCTTGATGCAAAACCTATTCGTGTAATTTCTGCAATTTCTGCATTAAGCGTGATTGTTTTTTATCTAATCGCACAAATGGTGGGTGCAGGACAACTTATTCAAGTGCTTTTTGGGTTGCCTTATACTTTGGCAGTAGTGATAGTAGGCATTTTAATGATTTGCTATGTGCTTTTTGGTGGTATGCACGCCACTACTTGGGTGCAAATCATTAAGGCAATATTACTTTTGGCTGGGGCAACTTTTATGGCGATTATGATTTTGTATTTGACAAAATTTGATTTGAGCTATTATTTCTCTCAAGCCATTTCGCATCACCCAAAAGGTGAAGCGATTATGTCGCCGGGCGGATTCTTAACCGACCCCATTTCTGCGGTCTCTCTTGGACTTGCACTTATGTTTGGCACGGCTGGTTTGCCCCATATTTTGATGAGATTTTTCACGGTTAAAGATGCAAAAGAAGCGCGTAAGTCAGTATTTTACGCCACAGGATTGATTGGGTATTTTTATATCCTTACCTTCATCATTGGTTTTGGGGCGATTGTGCTTTTGCTTGGTAATGAACAATTTACAAATGCAGATGGCACATATAATGGCATTACAAATATGGTTGCTGTGAATCTTGCCTCTGTTATTGGTGGTGATTTATTCTTAGGCTTTATCTCTGCGGTTGCTTTTGCTACGATTTTAGCTGTTGTATCAGGCTTGGCTATTGCTGGGGCTGGTGCAATAAGCCACGATCTATTTGTGAATGTCTGCAAAGATGGTAAATGCGATGCAGAACTTGAGATGAAAGTAACAAAAATCGCTACTCTTGGTATTGGTGTGTTTGCTATCGCTTTGGGGATTATTTTTGAAAATCAAAATGTGGCTTTCACGGTAGGACTTGCCTTTGCCATTGCCGCGAGTGTGAATTTTCCTATCTTGCTCCTGTGTATTTATTGGAAAAATCTCACCACAAAAGGTGCATTTTGGGGAGGACTAATTGGGCTTATTGTGGTGCTTACGTTAGTGATTTTAAGTCCTAGCATTTGGGTAAAAAGCTTTGGTTTTGACGCGGCAATTTTTCCCTATGACCACCCAGCAATTTTCACTATGCCACTTACATTCATCGCTATATATGTGATTTCTAAGCTTGATGGCTCAAAGAGAGCGCGGATAGACAAGGCAGGATTTAGCGCACAAGATTTTCGTGCAGAGAGCGGTATAGGCGCGAGTGAGGCAGTAGCACATTAA
- a CDS encoding DUF485 domain-containing protein: MKLSKEQEKALFSFRYFVSFRNKIAVIMSLVIFIAYYAFVLGVGLFPEVLGYRLGPSSITLGIILGIFLIALCIIATGLYTFLANTYFDKEQEGILRSLEENKIVESLEKGEICYKDCSNAQEVAQ, translated from the coding sequence ATGAAACTATCTAAAGAACAAGAAAAAGCTCTTTTTTCTTTTAGGTATTTTGTTTCATTTAGAAATAAAATTGCAGTTATTATGTCGCTAGTGATTTTTATTGCGTATTATGCCTTTGTGCTTGGCGTGGGGCTATTCCCAGAAGTGCTTGGCTATCGCTTGGGACCTAGTTCTATTACACTTGGTATTATTTTGGGAATCTTCCTTATCGCCCTATGTATTATCGCCACCGGGCTTTACACATTTTTGGCAAATACTTATTTCGATAAAGAACAAGAGGGAATTCTGCGCTCTTTAGAGGAAAACAAGATTGTAGAATCACTCGAAAAAGGGGAGATTTGTTACAAGGATTGCTCAAACGCACAGGAGGTAGCACAATGA
- the fliL gene encoding flagellar basal body-associated protein FliL, with translation MAEEEKAAPSGGEKKSKAILFVIIGIVVVLLLLVGIVVAMLMMGGHDEEEQKQETPQVQTQMAPAQIIVGSTVNVRNTDRLVPGLIYPAEGPIPFTANLMTQTGKRYLKTSMQFELDKDELKANATKIELDRKLPLLKDTIIEILSSKSVEDVASTKGKNRLKDEIVKRINEFLIDGKVGDVYFVEFVVS, from the coding sequence ATGGCAGAAGAAGAAAAAGCAGCCCCAAGTGGCGGAGAGAAAAAAAGTAAGGCAATTTTGTTTGTTATCATCGGCATTGTCGTAGTGCTCTTGCTTTTGGTGGGCATTGTGGTAGCTATGCTAATGATGGGTGGACACGATGAGGAAGAACAAAAGCAAGAAACCCCGCAAGTGCAAACACAAATGGCACCAGCACAAATCATCGTGGGAAGCACGGTAAATGTGCGCAATACAGATAGATTAGTGCCCGGACTCATCTATCCAGCGGAAGGTCCTATCCCTTTCACAGCCAACTTAATGACACAAACAGGCAAGAGATACCTTAAGACAAGTATGCAGTTTGAACTTGATAAAGACGAGCTAAAAGCAAATGCCACAAAAATCGAGCTTGATAGGAAATTGCCTTTACTCAAAGATACGATTATTGAGATTCTATCCTCAAAGTCTGTTGAAGATGTAGCTTCTACAAAGGGTAAAAACCGCTTGAAAGATGAGATTGTAAAGCGCATTAATGAATTTTTGATTGATGGCAAAGTAGGCGATGTGTATTTCGTGGAATTTGTAGTGAGCTAG
- the rsmD gene encoding 16S rRNA (guanine(966)-N(2))-methyltransferase RsmD, producing MAQFHIQAGNLKHLKLIFNPDESTRPTKSIVRGSFFDTLGSEIVDSVFIEAFGGCGSMGIEALSRGARAAIFYEINKEAYEILSRNLTLMRDRAPHFQCKSFNADFFTQDIQSHIEKIAQNDDKNVRNARIILYLDPPFCIREGMADIYERLITKICNFSHSQQSRVDLIVFEHWSGYNMPHFFGEYEKYKTRQFGKSTLTYFIIKD from the coding sequence ATGGCGCAGTTTCATATTCAAGCGGGCAACTTAAAACATCTCAAGCTTATTTTTAATCCCGATGAAAGCACACGCCCGACAAAATCTATCGTGCGCGGCTCGTTTTTTGATACTTTGGGAAGCGAAATTGTGGATAGTGTGTTTATCGAAGCCTTTGGGGGCTGTGGCTCAATGGGGATTGAAGCCCTCTCACGCGGGGCAAGGGCAGCTATTTTTTATGAGATTAACAAAGAAGCCTATGAGATTTTATCGCGCAATCTTACCCTAATGCGCGATAGAGCACCGCATTTTCAATGCAAGAGTTTTAATGCTGATTTTTTCACCCAAGACATACAATCACATATCGAAAAAATAGCTCAAAATGATGATAAAAATGTGAGAAATGCACGGATAATTTTATATCTTGACCCGCCATTTTGCATACGAGAAGGAATGGCAGATATTTATGAGCGACTTATTACCAAAATATGCAATTTCTCACATTCACAGCAAAGTCGCGTTGATTTAATTGTTTTTGAACATTGGAGTGGCTATAATATGCCACATTTTTTTGGCGAGTATGAGAAGTATAAAACGCGTCAGTTTGGCAAAAGCACATTAACTTATTTCATAATAAAGGATTGA
- a CDS encoding primosomal protein N', which yields MYFYLIAPLGLKSPALTYACEYECATGDICAITINNKSYKGVVLNPTQKPTFKCKITSKITESFLPYQHILASFIAQYYCVGLGESYGLFLPQEVSEINLESLRVEIPNALSKAQSDALSFCLTHKNPLLFGDTGSGKTEIYIHLIAHTLSLAQNALFLMPEIALTPQIESRLKAVFGDCVGIWHSKITPKAKKQILEGLREGNIRVIAGARSAIFLPIHNLGLVIVDEEHDDAYKSQSSPRYNARDLALYLGNKSEIKTILGSATPSVISYYYATKHNNLYRLKGRYFSSKKHIEILPLPEQDSMQGALDSQHIFNESLYFINESLLAALKQSLQNKQQAIIFLPTRADYKMLVCSACGSGCECDFCSVNMSLHLDKNALICHYCHFSKPIPTHCPQCQKDTLRSFRIGTAQVAKILSQTLPEARIALFDRDNITTQNKLKKTLKSFNAGEIDILVGTQMLSKGHDYHRVNLAIVLGIDYVLKSSDYRCNERTISLLHQIAGRSGRKYDGQVYIQSANGTFLQPFLNDYEDFLLYELKTRPHIYPPYQRFATLNFAHKNEQKALLHLSQVRTFLTQIQNLHKEVEIVGESRALLKRLYNKHRFVLLLRSHSTRALLELLHTLVAEQSLRATFEIDIDPLSIL from the coding sequence TTGTATTTTTATCTCATCGCTCCACTTGGTTTAAAAAGTCCAGCCCTCACTTACGCGTGTGAATATGAATGCGCCACAGGTGATATTTGTGCTATCACTATAAACAACAAATCCTATAAAGGCGTAGTGCTAAATCCCACGCAAAAACCCACATTTAAATGCAAAATCACCTCTAAAATAACTGAATCTTTCCTCCCATATCAACATATTTTAGCCTCATTTATCGCGCAATATTATTGTGTGGGGCTAGGTGAATCCTATGGGCTTTTTTTGCCACAGGAGGTGAGTGAGATAAACTTAGAATCTTTGCGCGTAGAAATTCCAAATGCTTTAAGTAAAGCGCAAAGCGATGCTCTTAGCTTTTGCCTTACCCATAAAAATCCCCTACTTTTTGGCGATACCGGCAGTGGCAAAACAGAGATTTATATCCACCTCATCGCACATACACTCTCTTTGGCACAAAATGCACTTTTCCTTATGCCCGAAATTGCCCTCACGCCACAAATTGAATCTCGTCTTAAGGCAGTATTTGGCGATTGCGTGGGCATATGGCATTCTAAAATCACTCCAAAAGCAAAAAAGCAGATTCTAGAGGGCTTAAGGGAGGGAAATATCCGCGTGATAGCAGGAGCGAGGAGCGCGATTTTTTTGCCAATTCACAACCTTGGGCTTGTGATTGTCGATGAGGAGCACGATGATGCCTATAAATCTCAAAGCTCTCCGCGCTACAATGCGAGGGATTTAGCACTTTATTTGGGGAACAAAAGCGAGATTAAGACTATTTTAGGCTCGGCAACACCAAGCGTGATAAGTTATTATTATGCGACAAAGCATAATAATCTCTATCGTCTTAAGGGGCGGTATTTTAGTTCAAAAAAACATATCGAAATTTTGCCTTTACCCGAGCAAGATTCTATGCAAGGTGCGTTAGATTCGCAGCATATTTTCAACGAATCCCTATATTTTATTAATGAATCCCTACTTGCCGCGCTTAAGCAAAGCCTCCAAAACAAGCAGCAAGCAATTATTTTTCTTCCCACGCGTGCGGATTATAAAATGCTCGTGTGTAGCGCGTGTGGGAGCGGGTGCGAATGCGATTTTTGCTCGGTAAATATGTCCTTGCACCTTGATAAAAATGCGCTGATATGCCATTATTGCCACTTTTCTAAACCTATTCCTACACATTGTCCGCAATGTCAAAAGGATACTTTGCGCTCATTCCGCATAGGCACAGCTCAAGTCGCAAAAATCCTAAGCCAAACACTGCCAGAAGCAAGAATCGCGCTTTTTGATAGGGACAATATTACCACGCAAAATAAGCTTAAAAAAACCTTAAAATCATTTAACGCAGGGGAGATTGATATTTTGGTTGGCACACAAATGTTAAGCAAAGGGCACGACTATCATCGTGTGAATCTCGCCATAGTGCTAGGAATCGACTATGTGTTAAAGAGTAGCGATTATCGTTGCAATGAGCGCACAATAAGCCTACTGCACCAAATCGCCGGACGCAGTGGGCGTAAATATGACGGGCAGGTGTATATACAAAGTGCTAATGGCACATTTTTGCAACCATTTTTAAATGATTATGAGGATTTTCTACTTTATGAGCTAAAGACACGACCGCATATCTATCCGCCATACCAAAGGTTTGCCACGCTAAATTTTGCACACAAAAACGAGCAAAAAGCACTTTTACATCTCTCACAAGTGCGGACATTTCTAACACAGATTCAGAATCTACATAAAGAAGTAGAAATTGTAGGAGAAAGCAGGGCTTTGCTGAAGCGCCTTTATAATAAACATCGCTTCGTGCTTTTGCTTCGCTCACACTCTACCCGCGCACTTTTGGAGCTACTGCATACTTTGGTGGCAGAGCAAAGCTTACGCGCTACATTTGAGATTGACATCGACCCTCTAAGCATATTATAG